Within the Erigeron canadensis isolate Cc75 chromosome 6, C_canadensis_v1, whole genome shotgun sequence genome, the region AGAAAGAAGTTAGGTTTGACTTTGATGAGGATTGTGTGAGAGCCTTTAAGAAACTTAAGAATCACCTATAGTAGTATCACCAGATTATGCATTACCTTTCGAGATAATGTGTGATGCTAGCGATTATGCCGTAGGAGCAGTTTTAGGACAAAGGATAGACAAGCATTTTAGGTcgatttactatgctagtaagaCCCTGAATGAAGCTCAAAGGAATTACACTACCACTGAAAAGGAGTTGCTAGCAGTAGTTTTTGCCTTAGATAAATTTAGGAATTACATAGTCATGCAAAAAGTGACCATCTTTACAGACCACACAGCCATTAGATACCTAGTGAACAAGAAGGATGCGAAACCGAGGTTAATTAGATGGGTGTTACTGCTTCAGGAATTTGATTTAGaaattaaggataaaaagggAGCTGAGAATTTAGTTGCAGATCACCTCACTAGGTTAGATAAtctagatgaagaagaagtagattATGAGGAAATAAGAAAATCCTTCCCAGAAGAGAATTTAATGAGAGTAGAAGTAGAAAATAACGACGATGCACCATGGTTTGCTGATATAGCGAACTACTTAGCTGCAGGAGTGTTACCACTGCATTTAGACTACTACCATAGGAAGAAGTTTTTCTTAGACGTTAAGTATTATTACTGGGACGAACCATTTCTGTTTAGGATGTGTGCAAATGGTATGATTAGGAGGTGTGTGCTTGAAAGCGAGACTAGGAAGATCTTAGATGATTGCCATTCAGGACCCACAGGTGGACACTATGGACCATCCACCACAGCTAGGAAGGTATTTAAAGCAGGATTTTATTGGCCATGAATCTTTCAGGAAGCCAAGACCATGGTCAACTTATGCGATGCATGTCAGCACCAAGGATCAATAACCTAGAGAGATGAGATGCCACAGAAAGGCAtacaggtatgtgaagtttttgatgtttggggcatagaTTTTATCGGACCATTTCCACCATCTCATAAGTATAAGTACACACTTGTAGCAGTAGATTACGTGTCAAAGTGGGCTGAAGCCAAGGCTTTACCTACAAATGATGCCAAGTCTGTCATAGATTTCCTTAAGAATTTGTTTAGTAGGTTTGGTATGCCAAAAGTCTTAATTAGTGATAGGGGTAGTCATTTTGCTAATGCTCAGCTAGAAAAAGTGCTTAAGAGGTATGGGGTCAACCATAGATTTTTGACAGCTTACCACCCTCAAACTAGTGGACAAGAAGAGAATACAAATAGAGCACTTAaaagaatcttagaaaagataGTTACCGATAACCCCAAAAATTGGGCACTTAGGTTAGATGATGCACTTTGGGCATTTAGGAAAGCATATAAGACACCTATAGGAACAACACCATATAATTTAGTTTATGGCAAAACTTGTCATTTGCCATTAGAGATCGAacataaggcttattgggcacTTAAGAACTTAAATCTTGATATGTTAGAGGCAGGAGATAGGAGACTTTTACAGCTTCATGAATTAGATGAAACTAGGTGGATGgcttatgaaaattcaaagttgtataaagaaagaacaaaagcTTGGCATGACAAGAGAATAAAGGCTAAAAGATTTAAGGAAGGAGATTTAGTGTTACTTTTCAATTCTAGGTTCAAACTTAAATCACCTAAGTTCAAACCAAAATGGTCAGGACCATACTTATTACTTAGAGCATATTCCTCAGGTTATGTAGAATTAAGGGCCAAAAATGGAGATAGTTTTATAGTTAATGGACAGAGAATTAAGGTGTATAACCAAGAAATAGGAGAAAGGGAAGTCGACCTACGGGACGAGTTCACTTTCAAAATGACTTAGGGAAATTAGAATTTTAGGTTAGGTATTAACGTAGATTTTTAGGAATACGAAAATTGTATTTTGTATCAGTATTGCAGGTTAAAGAAATAAGGGAGATCATGGAGCTCAGACTGGAAGAAAAAGGTAAGTTTTTAAGCTGATTCGAagtcaccagcgccgctggagcATAAACCAGCGTCGCTAGTAGtgcaccagcgccgctagcagTATGCCCAACGCCGCTGGTAGGTTCATGGGGGAAATTTTTTCTAGattttcgaaaaaaaataatattttaaaatttcttaTCATGCACCGCCCATGCTAACGTGCACTGGCCAGGTTGACTAGTCAAAAAAGGGGTATTAAACCCTTGTCTCcttcacaacaacaacaacaacaacaatttattttttttaaccccCCCCCCTAAACCGATCGGCCACCACGACCAGCTCAACTTGCCACCA harbors:
- the LOC122604354 gene encoding uncharacterized protein LOC122604354, producing the protein MPQKGIQVCEVFDVWGIDFIGPFPPSHKYKYTLVAVDYVSKWAEAKALPTNDAKSVIDFLKNLFSRFGMPKVLISDRGSHFANAQLEKVLKRYGVNHRFLTAYHPQTSGQEENTNRALKRILEKIVTDNPKNWALRLDDALWAFRKAYKTPIGTTPYNLVYGKTCHLPLEIEHKAYWALKNLNLDMLEAGDRRLLQLHELDETRWMAYENSKLYKERTKAWHDKRIKAKRFKEGDLVLLFNSRFKLKSPKFKPKWSGPYLLLRAYSSGYVELRAKNGDSFIVNGQRIKVYNQEIGEREVDLRDEFTFKMT